One Nostoc sp. CENA543 genomic window, GATTGCACAAGCGTTATCAGCAATTCAAAATTCAAAATTCAAAATGAACAATCCAGTATTTATCAGTATCCTAGCTATCAAATCAGGAATTTCTTTATCTGTATTCTTAAACATTGCATTGATAGTTTTAATGTATCTGGTACTTTTTTAAGCTTACGTGGCGAACACTCTCAAGACAACCCATTAACTAAGCCTGCACCTAAGAATAAATTATTTATTCAGCTTTCGGCTGTATCGTCGGTAGCTTCTTCTGATTTTTTAGGCAGTTTTATCAAGATAGTGAGTTCTATGTGTTAAAGGTTAGGACAAATTTCCTTACTGAAAATTCAGGATAATTAACCCTAAGCCTGATGAACTACTCTACCTTGTGTTGTATATTTTAAAAGCGGGTAACGCGATTCGAACGCGCGACATTCACCTTGGCAAGGTGACGCTCTACCACTGAGCTATACCCGCAAACCTTACTTTATTAATATGACAGGTTTATTTTGATTTGTCAACTAGTTTTGTGAAAATAGGGACTGGGGATTGGGGATTGGGGACTGGGAAGTGTGGGGAGTGTGGGGAGTGTGGGAGGAAAGATTTCTTCCCTATCCATACACACCTCCCACCCCTCCCACACTTCCTGCTTGCCCCCTGTCTCCTTCACCCCACGCCTTCAGATTCGGCGGTGAGGTTGCCGATAGTGTGACCAGAAATAGAGGCTGGTAAAGATTGGGGATTGTGAGCGTAAGCATCTTTTAAGTTAGAGCGTAACTGCCGCATGAGGCTGGCCATTTCTAGCGCGTTCATTGCATAATCCCAACCGTGATTACTCTTAATCCCTGCCCTTTCTAGGGCTTGCTGCATGGTATCTACTGTCAAGATGCCAAAAATCACTGGTACTCCTGTTTGAAAGCTAGCAGCAGCAATTCCCTTGGCTACTTCTGAAGATACATAGTCAAAATGGGGAGTTTGACCGCGAATGACTGCACCTAGACAAATTACCGCGTCATAGCGGTGAGAAAGAGCTAACTGACGAGCTACAAGT contains:
- the ribH gene encoding 6,7-dimethyl-8-ribityllumazine synthase — translated: MAVFEGTFAQTEPLRLALVIARFNDLVTTKLLAGCQDCLKRHGVDPDPEGDQVDYVWVPGSFEVPLVARQLALSHRYDAVICLGAVIRGQTPHFDYVSSEVAKGIAAASFQTGVPVIFGILTVDTMQQALERAGIKSNHGWDYAMNALEMASLMRQLRSNLKDAYAHNPQSLPASISGHTIGNLTAESEGVG